GGTCGGTCTCGTTGATCATGAAGTGGGCGGCGAGCGGCCTGGCGTGTCGCGCCGCCAGTTTCATGATCAACGGCGGCGGGCGGGCCGGGGATCAGGTGGCGTCGTCGTAGCTGGGGCGGGGGGCCGGGGCCGGGATGGAGCCGCCGGTGGCGGTGGCCGGGCGGGTGCCGTTGGTGCGCACGTCGGCCGCCTTGGCCACGTCCTTCAGCTCGTCGTGCACGCCGGTGACTTCGGAGCGCAGGTTGTCGTACATGCCCTGCAGCGGCTTCCGGATGGCCTGCTCGTCCTCCTCGCTGAGCAGGTGCTTCCGGATGAAGGCCTTCGGGTGCAGGTCCTCCAGCTGGATGTCGGTGCCCAGCTCGCGGCTCAGGTCGCCGGTGGCGTTCCGGGCCATGCTCCGCAGGTTGCGGACCATCCGTAGCCCATCGTTGATCACGGCGGGCAGCCGGTCACCGAAGATCAGCAGCGCCAGCAGCAGCAGGGCGCCGATCTCCCACCAGTTCAGGTTCTCGAACACTCCGGCCTCCTCGTCGTGTCAGGGCAAGACTACGCACGTGAGGCGGCCGACCGGGAGGGGGTGACCCGTGCTCACTTCGCGTCTGCGGCGAGCGTCACGGAGGCGTTCTGCCGGCTCGACCCGCGCCGGTACTCCACCGCCACCACCGAACCCGGGGCGTACTTGCGCACCAGGGCCACCAGGTCGGTCGGGTCGGTCAGCGGGTGCCCGTCCAGCCGGAGCACCACGTCCCCCGTACGCAGCCCGGCGGCCGCCGCCGGCCCGGCCGGCTCGACGGCGTTGAGGCGGACGCCCCCGCCGGTCACGCCGGTGCCGCCCACCTGGGCGCCGATCACCGTACGCCGGGCCCTGCCGGTGCCGATGATGTCCTCGGTGACCCGCTTCGCCTGGTTGATCGGGATGGCGAAGGCGAGCCCGATGTTGCCCGCCTCCTGGCCGTCGGCGACCAGCGACTTGATCGTCGAGTTCACCCCGACCACCCGGCCGGCGGAGTCGACCAGCGGGCCGCCGGAGTTGCCGTGGTTGACCGCCGCATCGGTCTGGATCGCCGCGTAGTAGCGCGTCGGGCCGCCCGGCTCACCGGCCTGCATGGTGCGGTCCAGGGCGCTCACGATGCCGGCCGTGACGGTGTTCGCCAGGGAGAGCGGCGAGCCGATGGCGAGCACCGGGTCGCCCACGGCGAGCGCGTCGGAGTCGCCGAACTCCACCGGCTTCAGCCCGGTGCGCGCCACCTTGATCACCGCGATGTCCGACTCCGGGTCCTGCCCCACCACGGTGCCCGGCGCGGTGCTGCCGTCGTTGAAGATCACGGTGGCCTTGCCGGGGCCGCCGGAGACCACGTGGTCGTTCGTGACGATGTGCCCGTCGGCGCTGACCACGAAGCCGGAACCCTCGCTGGTGCCGCCGAGGCTGGCCACCCGGACGGTCACCACGCTGGGCAGTACCTTCTCGGCGACGCCGGCCAGCGACTCCGGCTTGCGCTGGGCGAGCGCCGGGGCCTGACCGGACTGCGCGCCCAGGGTGGGGACCGCGCCTCCGCCGCGCACCAGGGCGTACGTCAGGGCGCTGCCGAGCGAGCCGGCGAGCAGGGCGGTGATCAGCGAGATCAGCACCACCTGCCGGAATCCCGGCCGGTGCGGCGCGTCCGGGTCGGTGACCGGCTCCGGTTCGCCCCCGGCGTCGGCCGGGACTGCGGGCACCACCACCGCCGCGGGAGCGTACGGGTCGCGCCACGGGTCGGCCAGCGCGTCGGACCACCAGGGCGAGCTGCCGCCCCCGGCGCCCTGCGGCGGGCTTCCGGGCACCGGCCGTCCCGCCGGTGCCGGGGTCCCGCCGGGCTGGCGCCAGTCCCAGCCGTCGGTCACGTCGGTGCCTCCCAGTCCGTCCCGCATGTCCCGCGCCGGGGCCGGCGGAGCCGGCCGGCCGTGGCACACGGGACACGTCCAGGATTGCACGGATGCCCGGACCCGGTCAGGGGTTGCCCACCGTGATCGTCTCGGGGAGGCCACCGGCGGCTGCGCGCTTCGGATCACGCCTCTAGGCTCATACCGCCAACCCGCCCCTCGCACCACTCCCGCCGCCCGGAGGTGTCCCATCGCCACGGTCGCCAGTTCCGGCACCTCGACGGCCCAGGCGCTCCAGTTCGCCGAGTCGTACGTCACCGAGGACCTCGTCCTGCGGACCGCCCGCAGCCTCGCCCTGGAGGTGGGCGTGGACGCCGTCACGCCGGGGGCCGGGGCGGCCCTGCGGCTGCTCGCCGCCGCCGGCAACGCCCGGGCGGTGGTGGAGATCGGCACCGGCACCGGGGTCAGCGGCGTGTGGCTGCTGCGCGGGATGCGCCCGGACGGAGTGCTCACCACCATCGACGTGGAGGTGGAGCACCAGCGGATCGCCCGGCGGATCTTCCTGGAGGCGGGCTTCCCGGCGGGGCGTACCCGGATCATCACGGGCCGGGCCCTCGACGTGCTGCCGCGGCTCGCGGACGGCGCCTACGACCTGGTCTTCGTCGACGCCGAGACGGCCGGCTTCACCGCCTGCGTGGACGCCGCGCTGCGGCTACTGCGGCCGGGCGGGGTGCTCGCCCTCAACGGCGCCCTGGCTGGCGGCCGGATCGGCGACCCGGCCGCCCGGGACGTGGAGACGGTCACGGTGCGGGAGACGATCAAGGCGATCCGGGAGTCGGAGCACTGGACCCCCGCGCTGCTGCCGGTCGGGCACGGCCTGCTCGCCGCGGTGAAGGGCTGACCCCCCGCGCCGCGTCCGCGGGGCCGACCGCGTGCGTCAGCCCAGCGTCGCCAGCCAGCGCAGCAGCCCGCGTACGCCCCAGCCGGTGGCGCCCTTGGCCAGCTCGGCATCCGCGTCGTCGGACCAGGAGGGGGCGGACATGTCCAGGTGCACCCAGTGGTCCCGCAGGTCGCCGGTGAACTCGCGGAGGAACAGCGCGGCCACCACCGAACCGGCGCCCCGGGCCGGGGAGCTGTGCAGGTCGGCGAGCTCGCTGCCCAGGTATTCCACGTAGTCGGTGGCGAGCGGCATCCGCCAGGCCCGCTCGCCGGCTGCGTCGATGGCCGCCAGCAGGTCGGCGGCGAGCTGGTCGTTCTCGCTGTAGAGAGCGGCGTGCCGCTTGCCGAGTGCCACCGCGTTCGCACCGGTCAGGGTGGCCAGGTCGACCAGCAGGTCGGGCTTGAGCTCGCGCACCGCGTACGCCATGGCGTCGGCGAGCACCAGCCGACCCTCGGCGTCGGAGTTGGTGGACTCGCTGGTCAGGCCGCCGTAGTGGCGGACGATGTCGCCGGGGCGGAAGGCCGAGCCGCTGACCATGTTCTCGGCGAGCGGCGCGAGCGTGGTGACCCGGACGGGCAGCCGCAGCGCGGCGGCGCCCAGGGTCGCGGCCACCACAGCGGCGGCCCCGGCCATGTCCTTGCGCATCAGCTTCATGGCCGGCACCGGCTTGATGGAGATGCCGCCGGTGTCGAAGGTGATCCCCTTGCCGACCAGCACCACGTGGGTACGCGCGTCCGCCGGCCGCCAGTCCAGCTCGACCAGGCGGGGGCCGCTGGCGGAGCCACCGCCGACGGCCAGGATGCCGCCGAAGCCCTCGGCGGCCAGCTCCTCGGGACCGCGTACCCGCAGGTGCAGGTCGGGGTGGCCGGTCGCCGCGGCCGCGACCTGCCCGGCGAACCACTCCGGGTTCTTGACCGAGGAGGGGGTGTTGGTGAGGTCGCGGGCCAGCCGGGTCAGCTCGGCGGTGGTCCGCGCCGTCTCCAGGATCGGGGTGAGGGCGTCGGGGTCGGGGACCACCACGTCCACCTCGGCCAGTGCCGGCGCCCCGCCGGCCTCGGTCAGCCGGAACCGGTACGACCCGAGCAGCAGCCCTTCGACCAGGCCGCGCAGCGCCGCCGCGGCGTCGGCCGGGAGCGCCACCGTGATGTGCGTCTCATCCTTGGCGGCGCGGGCCAGCGCCGCGCCCGCGCTTCGCCAGCCCTGCTCGTCGCCGGCACCGACGCCGAGCAGCACCAGCCGGGACGGCGTGCCGCCGGGGCGCAGGTGCTCCCGGACCTCGCCCGCGTCGCCGGTCAGCCGGGCGACCGGGAGCAGCGCGGTCGCCTCGGCCCGGACGTCGTCGGCGGGTGGCGAGGCGGTCGGGACCAGGGCGGCCGAAGGGTCCGGCCCTTCGGGACGAACGGGCAGGACGAGGGTGTCGGGCCGCTCCGGCCCGGTCACCAGACGGATGGCCAGCACGCTGGACCGCACCTCCGAGAACTATTCACAAAGCACGACAATTCGCCGACGCCGGGCGCGATGAAGTCCCTGAGCCACCGGCAGCGAGCCGGTGGCTCAGGGACAGATGAACCGTACGCACGACCTGCGCCGCGCGGACCGCTCCTCGATCAGCCGGCGGCCGCCTTCAGCGCGTCACCCAGCGCGGTGGCCTCGTCGGGAGTCATCTCGACGACGAGCCGGCCACCACCCTCCAGCGGGACCCGCATGACGATGCCCCGGCCCTCCTTGGTGACTTCCAGCGGACCGTCGCCCGTCCGCGGCTTCATCGCCGCCATGTTGTCTCCCCTCAGACCTACACCAGGGTCGGTGGGTTGCCCCACAGCCACTTCGCCATGACCCCCCGCAACCGCCGCGGGGGCCTCGACCAACGATTTTCCCTGATGAACACCGCCGGACCCAAACCGAAGCAGCATTGATGTAACAGCATCTAGCTTATCTTGGATAGGCCTGTCACAATGTGCGGTCATGCAGGCACGGTCGGCACTCTTCGACCTGTACGGCGACCACCTCCGCGCCAGGGGTGGGCGCGCACCGGTCGCCGCCCTGGTCAAGCTGTTGGCACCGCTCGGGATCGCCCCTCCGGCGGTACGCACCGCCGTCTCCCGGATGGTCCGCCAGGGCTGGCTCGAACCCCTCCGGCTGGTCTCCGGACCGGGCTATTCGATCACACCAAAGGCGGCCCGACGACTCGACGAGGCAGCCACCCGGATCTACCGGACCGGCCGGCACAGCTGGGACGGCCGCTTCGATCTGCTGGTGCTGGAGGCCCCCGCCTCCCGCCGGGAACGGCAGCGGCTCGCCGCCAACCTGACCTTCCTCGGCTACGGCACACTCGACGACTGCACCTTGGTCGCCACCCGGCCGGGCGAGGACGTGGACGTCCTGCTCGCCGAGGCGGGCGTCCGCTACGAGCGGTTCACCGCCGCGCACGCCGCCGGCACCCCCGGTGCCATGGGCGTGGTCCGCCGCGCCTGGGACCTGGCCGAGATCGGCCGGGCGTACGAGCGGTTCGTCGCCGAGCAGAAGCCGCTCCTCTCCGGCGTCACGGTGCGCAGCAGCGACGAGGACGCGTACGCGGCCCGGTTCCGGCTCGTGCACGCGTGGCGTACGTTCCTCTTCCGGGACCCGCAGCTGCCCCCGGCGCTGCTCCCCGAGCGCTGGCCGGGCACCAGCGCGGCCAGTTTCTTCGACCGGCACGCGGCCCGGCTCCGGCCGGCCGCCGACCGGTACGTCGAGCAGTGCCTCGACGCCAGCAACCGCCTCGCCCGACAGAAGGGTCGTTAGAAACGTGACCGAGCCGCTGCTCGTCGACCGCACCGACGCCGTCGTCACCCTGACGCTGAACCGCCCGACGGCGATGAACTCGCTCGACGTGGCGCTCAAGGAGGCGCTCCGGGACACCCTCGCCGAGCTGGAGACCGACCGCTCGTGCCGGGCGGTCGTGCTGGCCGGCGCGGGCGGCGCGTTCAGCGCCGGGCAGGACCTGCGGGAGCACGTGCAGACCCTCGAGTCCGCCGACACCGACCCGCTCGGCACCGTGCGGGCCCACTACAACCCGATCGCCGCCCGGCTGGCCAACCTGCCCAAGCCGGTGGTCGCCGCGGTCCGGGGCATGGCCGCCGGGGCCGGCGCCTCGCTGGCGTTCCTCGCCGACTTCCGGATCGGCGGCCCGAAGACGAAGTTCCTGATGGCCTTCGCCGGGGTCGGGCTCGCTGCCGACACCGGCGCCTCCTGGACGCTGCCCCGGCTGGTCGGCCACGCCAAGGCCGTCGAGCTGCTGATGCTCGCCGAGCCGGTGGGTGCCGAGGAGGCCTGCCGGCTGGGCCTGCTGACCCGGCTGGTGGCGGACGACGAGCAGGTGCTGCCGGCCGCGCAGGAGCTGGCCGCCCGGCTGGCCGCCGGCCCGACCGTCGCCTACGGGGCGATCAAGCGGCAGCTCTCCATCGCCGACGCCGGCACCCTGGCCGACGCCCTCGCGGCCGAGGCGCAGGCGCAGTCGATCTGCGGCGCCACCGCCGACCACAAGGCCGCCACCATGGCCTTCGTCAACAAGCAGAAGCCCACCTTCGAGGGCCGCTGACCCGCCCATCCGGCTCGGCGGCGGCTCGCCCACGCCCTCAGCGGGCGACGTAGCCGCCGTCGACCGGGATGGTGTGCCCGGTGATCCAGGCCGCGTCGTCGGAGGCGAGGAAGGCCACCACTCCGGCCACGTCGTCCGGGGTGGGGATGCCCGGCTTCGGGTTGAACGACTCCATCTGCCGGCGCATCAGCGCCGGGTCCGGCGCACTGTCGATGAAGTGCTCCACCAGCGGGGTCAGCACCACGGTCGGGGCGACCGCGTTGACCCGGATGCCACGCGCCGCGTACTCGATCGCCGCGGAACGGGTCAGGCCGACGATGCCGGCCTTGGTGAAGGTGTACGGGGAGATGTTCTCCTGGGCGGCCAGCGCGGTGGTCGACGACGTGTTGACCACCGCGCCCCCGCCCCCGCGCAGCAACGCCTGGATGCCGAAGCGCAGGACGAAGAAGACGCCGTCGCCGTTGACCCGCCGGACCTTCTCCCAGTTCTCCACGTCCATCTCGTGCAGCGGCTGCTGCCGGCCGTCGATCCCGGCGTTGTTGAAGATGACGTCGACCCGGTCGTAGCGCCGCACGGCGTCGGCGAAGGCCTGCTCGACGGCGGCGGCGTCGCCGGTGTCCAGCGTCACCGCGTACCCGTCGGGCAGGCCGGCGGCCACCCCCTCGGCGCCCTCGGCGTCGATGTCGGCCACCACCACCCGGGCGCCCTCGGCCGCGAACCGTCGGGCCGCCGCCGCACCGAGCCCGGACGCCCCACCGGTGATGAACGCGACCTTGTCCTGGAACCGCATCCGACCCCCTCGCGGGGCCGGCCGACACCGGCCCTCCCCGGCACGTTAACCGGGGCCGCGTGGGTCAGTCGTCCTCTTCCGGATCCTGGTTGGCCTCCGCCCCGAGCACGAACGCCTGCATGGCCAGCTCGTCCCCGGCGGGCGAGACGAAGGCGGGCAGCTCCCGCGGGCCCAGCTCCTGCACGTACGCCCAGAACAGCCGGACCGCCTCGGCCGGCGACGCCGCCTCGATCGGCAGGTCGAGGCTGACCAGCCAGGACCGGCGGGCCGGCGGCGGGCCGATCCGGTCGGCCAGCTCCCGCCAGACGGCCGGGTCGAGACCGGTCACCGGCCCGTCCAGGGTCAGGCCGCCGACCGGGACCGGCTCGTCGAGCACCCGCCGGGTGTACGTCACCACGAGCGCCCCCGGACCGGCCTCGGACTGCGGGTCGTCCGGGTCTTCCCGGGTCTCGGCGGTGGCGAGGGCGACCCGGCCGAGGGCCACCAGCCGCACCGGCTCGTCGACCAGCACCGCGACCGGGTCACCGGGCCGGGGCCGGGCCGCGCCGTCCAGCCCGGTCAGCTCGAGCGTGTCGTGGTGGACCAGCCGCTCGGCCTCGTAGCGCTCGGCGGGCAGCAGCACCGCCCAGGCGCCGGTGCGCGGCTCGGTGTCGGTCATGCCCCAATCCCATCACGCCGGGCTGGTGGCGGTCCCGGCACGTCGGCCGGATGCCGCCCGCGTCACGCCCCGGCCGGGCCCCGGGTCGCGTGGCAGCCGGCGAGGTGGTCGTCCACCATGCCGGTGGCCTGCATAAGCGCATACGCCGTGGTCGGGCCGACGAAGCGGAAACCGCGCTTCTTGAGGGTCTTGGCCAGCCCGGTGGACTCCGGGGTGAGCGCCGGCACCTCCGCGAACGACCGGGGCCGGGCCGCCCGGGGCGCCGGCGCGTACGACCAGAGCAGCGCGGAGAGGCCGTCGGGCAGCTCCAGGGCGGCCCGGGCGTTGGCGATGGCGGCCTCGACCTTGGCCCGGTTGCGGACGATCCCGGCGTCGGCCAGCAGCCGGGCGATGTCGGCCTCGCCGTAGCCGGCGACCTTCTCGATCCGGAACTCGTCGAAGGCGAGTCGGAACGCGGGCCGCTTGCGCAGGATCGTCAGCCAGGAGAGGCCCGACTGGAACGCCTCCAGGGTCAGCCGCTCGTAGAGCGCGTCGTCGCCGCGCAACGGCCGGCCCCACTCCTCGTCGTGGTAGACGGCGTAGTCCGGGGTGCTCGCCCCCCAGGCGCAGCGGGCCAGCCCGTCGGCGCCGGTCACCAGGTCAGTCACGCCGTACACGGTAGGCCAGCCCACCGACAGCGGACCATGCTCAGGGCAGCCGGCCCTGCTCCACCAGCCGGGCGAACTTCCGCAGCGCCTGGGTCAGGCCGAACTTCGAGCCGGGCCAGAGCACCGGCCAGGCCACCCGGCCGGCCGGCCCAACGGGCAGGTGGAACCACTCGTGCCAGACCACCTGGGTCCGATCCCGGTCCAGCGGGGTGCAGCGCAGGACGCCGGGGCCGCGCAGCAGCTTGCCGCAGTGCACCACGCCGACCTCGTACGGCGCGTCCACCCGGACCACCCGCATCTCGTCCCGCACCACGGCCGGGCCGAGCGTGGTGACCGCCTCGACCAGGCTCCCCTCGCCGCCGTTCCCCTCGACCATCCGGACGGTGGTGAACGGAATCCAGTCGGACTGCCGCTCCCAGTCGGTCAGCGCCGCGAAGACCCGCTCGGCCGGCGCGTTGACGATCACCGTCGCGGTGACCTCGCCGGCACCGGGTTGGGCCGCCTCGGCGAGGCCGTCCGCGCCCTCCGGCCCGGTCACGCCGACTCCGAGCGGACCACCGGGCCGCGTTCCCGGTCGCCGCCGGCCCGGCCGGCGGCGCCGTTGGCGTGGCCCGTCGTGGGATCGGCGGGCGGCCGGAGGGCGGCGTCGCTCGCCGGCTGGTCCACCGGCGCCGCGACCGGGGCCACCGGGGCGGCCGGGGTCGGAGCCTCGGGGCTCGGCAGCGGCGCCACGTCCTCGACGGCCGCGGCGGCGGGTGCCTCCGCCACGCCGGCCTCGGCGGTGAGCGCGTTGGCCGGCGTCCCGGTGGACGGCGCGTCGGCGGTCCCGGTGTCGGCGGTCGACCCGTCGGTGCCCGGGTTGACCCGGTCGGTCGCGGTGTCGGCGGCCGGCGCGGTCCCGGCGGCCTCCTCGCGGGCGCGGCGCAGCGCGTCGGCCTCCTCCGTGCGGCCCTCGCGGAGCGCGGCGATCTCGGCCTCGAGCACGCCGATCAGCTCCGACTTGTAGCCGATGTCGTACGCGGCCCGGCGCATCGCCTGGTCGACCTGGGCCATCCGGTAGCCGCGCAGCCCGGTGTCGAAGCGCACCTCGGCGATGTCCGACTCGCGCAGCGGGCGGCTGCCCGGCAGGGGCACGGCTCGCCCGTCCGGCTCGGTCGGCACCAGGCCCGGATCCCGCCCGGAGACCAGCACCGTCACCCCGAACACCACCGCCGCCACGGTCAGCGCGACGACCAAGAGGAGCAGAACCTCACCCATGGGGAGATCGTGGCATGCGGGACGGCGCGGGGCGAGCCCTCCACCCGCTCCGGCCATGATTCGGAGCCGGGCGTACCGCCCGGGCCGGTTGCGGCGCGACCGGATAGCGTCGGGGGCGGCCGGCGCAGGACCGGAGATCAGGAGGCGGGCATGGCCGGGGCGCTGCGGCTCGGTGGGCGGACCTTCTCCCCCGGTGAGCTGGTGGTGATGGCGATCGTCAACCGCACGCCGGACTCGTTCTTCGACCGGGGCGCCACCTTCGCCCAGGACAGCGCATTGCGCGCGGTGGAGCGGGCGGTGGCCGAGGGCGCGGAGATCATCGACATCGGCGGCGTGAAGGCCGGCCCGGGCGACGAGGTCGACGTGGCCGAGGAGATCCGCCGGACGGTGGACACCATCGCCGCGGTCCGGGCCGCCTTCCCGGACGTGATCATCTCGATCGACACCTGGCGGGCCGAGGTGGCGGTGGAGGCGGTGGCGGCCGGCGCCGACCTGCTCAACGACACCTGGTCGGGGGCGGACCCGGCGCTGGCCCGGGTCGCCGCGGAGACCGGCGCCGGGCTGGTCTGCTCGCACGCGGGCGGGCTCACCCCGCGTACCCGGCCGCACCGGGCCGCGTTCGACGACGTGGTCGCCGACGTGGTGGCGACGGTGACCGGGCTCGCCGAGCGCGCGGTCGCCGTCGGCGTACGCCCGGACGGGATCCTGATCGACCCGGCGCACGACTTCGGCAAGAACACCCGCCACTCGCTGGAGATCACCCGGCGGCTGGGTGAACTCACCGACACCGGGTGGCCACTGCTGGTCGCCCTGTCGAACAAGGACTTCATCGGCGAGACGCTGGACCTGCCGGTGCCGGAGCGGCTCGAGGGCACCCTCGCCGCCACCGCCGTGTCGGCCTGGCTGGGCGCCCGGGTGTTCCGCGCCCACCAGGTACGCGAGACCCGCCGGGTGCTCGACATGGTCGCCTCGATCCGGGGTGACCGGCCGCCGACGCTGACCCGGCGCGGCCTGGCCTGAGCCGGGGTCAGGTCCAGCGGAGGATGTTCTTGCGCCAGGCGTAGAGGATGCCGAGCGCCACCACGGCGACGAAGACCGCCATCTCCACCACGGTGGTCACGCCGAACCCGGGCCGGTCGAAGACCAGCGCCCAGGGGAAGAGGAACACGGCCTCGACCGCGAAGAGCACGTAGAGGTACGCGTACACGTAGTACCGGATCTGCATCTGCGCCCAGTCGCCGCCGACCGGGTCGAGGCCGCACTCGTAGCTGGCCCGCTTGCCCCAGGGATCGGCCGGACGGTCAGGACGTAACACCCGATTGGCCGAGAACGCAGTAACGAAGAAGAGGACGGCGGCGAGCAGCAGGAGACCGAGCGTGGCGTACGAGCCGAGGTAACCGGTCACGAGCGGGAGCCTACCGTCCCGGCCGCCGGCGCGGCCGGCACACGTTACGGATTTGTTTCCTTCTGGAACTAGTGCCGGACGGCAACCATTACCGAATAATGAAATTTCACTGAGCGTCACGGAGGACAGATGGCCCGCCCCCGCGTACGCCCCGCCGAGCGGGTCGCGCACCGACGTATCCCCGCGCTGCTCGGGCCCGCGTTGGCCGCCGGCCTCGTGGCGGCGGTCGCGGTGGCGCCCGGGTGGGCGACGGCCTCGCCGACAGTGACCGGCGTGGTCCGCGCGGCGACCGACCCGGCGGCCGAGCCGGGCACCGATCCGACCCCCACGGTGGACCCGACCGCGACCGACCCGGCGCCCACCACCGCGCCGCCGACCGAGAGCGCGCCGCCGGAGACCACGCCACCGCCCCCGCCGACCACCGACCCGGCCCCGACCACCACCGAGCCGGCGCCGCCGGTCCCCACCGCCGCGCCGACCACCACCGCGCCCGCTCAGCCGCCCGTCGCCCCGCGCCCGCCGGTCCCCGGCCGGCCCGGCGGTGGCCCGCTCGGGGTGCACGTCACCACCGGGGACGTCGCCCTCACCTCCGCCTACTGGAACGCGCACAGCACGGTGACCACGATGCGGGTGACCGTGACCAACACCGGCGGCACGGCGGAGCGGATCGGCCTCCGTTACACGCTGCCGGCCGGGCTCACCGACGCGGGGACCCCGGGCTGCGCGTCCGCCGGCGGGGGCAGCTACCGCTGCGGCGAGTGGCGTGCCGCCCCGGGCGCCCGGTTCAGCAGTAGGATCCGGATCCGGGTCGCCGGCACGGCCTGGCGGTCCATGCCGCTGAGCGGCTCGGTCCGGGTGACCGCCACCGCGCCGGGGGGCGCCGGCCCGGCCACCGACGATGAGGGCTTCGCGGTCCTCTTCCCGCCCGGCCCGCCGGTCCCCGGCATCTCGCTCCGCGCCGACGAGGTGGCCTTCGACATCAGCGGCGCCCCGACCGCCCTCTCCGTACGCCTCGGCAACACCGGCCGGGTGGACGCCGCCGGGCGGGTCGAGGTGGTGCTCCCCGGCGGGGTGACCGCCACCGAGGCGCCCGCCGGCTGCACCCCCGTGGCCCCCGACCGCACCCGCTGTGAGCTGGGCACCCTCCCGGCCGGACGCACCGCCACCCTGCGGCTGCCGGTGACCGCCACGGCCGAGGCCCAGCGCCGGGCCCCGCTCGCCGGCGCCGTGGTCGGGCGGCTCGACCCGCGCAGCGGCCGGGAGCGGCAGGTGCAGATGAGCTTCCGGATCAACGCCGCCGCCGCGCTGACCACCCCGCCGGTCGGCACGCCGACCCCTACCGGCTCCCAGGGCGTCCTGGCCGCCGCCGAAAGGCAAACCGGCGGGCTCGGCCTCAGCTCCGTGCAGCAGACGGCGACCATCCTGATCGCGGTCTCCGCGCTGGTGGTGCTCCTTGCCCTCGCCCTGGCGACCACGTCGCTGCGCCGCCGGATGAACGGTCCGACCGGGCAGGACTGACCGTGCGGCCGGCGGCCGGCGGCCGGCGGCCGGTGATCTGAATTACGGGTCGCGGTACTAAACCCGGCGAAGCCGGGCATACACCTGCCCGATCAGGTCCCATACGTC
This sequence is a window from Micromonospora sp. NBRC 110009. Protein-coding genes within it:
- a CDS encoding DivIVA domain-containing protein, which produces MGEVLLLLVVALTVAAVVFGVTVLVSGRDPGLVPTEPDGRAVPLPGSRPLRESDIAEVRFDTGLRGYRMAQVDQAMRRAAYDIGYKSELIGVLEAEIAALREGRTEEADALRRAREEAAGTAPAADTATDRVNPGTDGSTADTGTADAPSTGTPANALTAEAGVAEAPAAAAVEDVAPLPSPEAPTPAAPVAPVAAPVDQPASDAALRPPADPTTGHANGAAGRAGGDRERGPVVRSESA
- the folP gene encoding dihydropteroate synthase, with product MAGALRLGGRTFSPGELVVMAIVNRTPDSFFDRGATFAQDSALRAVERAVAEGAEIIDIGGVKAGPGDEVDVAEEIRRTVDTIAAVRAAFPDVIISIDTWRAEVAVEAVAAGADLLNDTWSGADPALARVAAETGAGLVCSHAGGLTPRTRPHRAAFDDVVADVVATVTGLAERAVAVGVRPDGILIDPAHDFGKNTRHSLEITRRLGELTDTGWPLLVALSNKDFIGETLDLPVPERLEGTLAATAVSAWLGARVFRAHQVRETRRVLDMVASIRGDRPPTLTRRGLA
- the ndhC gene encoding NADH-quinone oxidoreductase subunit A, with the translated sequence MTGYLGSYATLGLLLLAAVLFFVTAFSANRVLRPDRPADPWGKRASYECGLDPVGGDWAQMQIRYYVYAYLYVLFAVEAVFLFPWALVFDRPGFGVTTVVEMAVFVAVVALGILYAWRKNILRWT